One region of Manis pentadactyla isolate mManPen7 chromosome 9, mManPen7.hap1, whole genome shotgun sequence genomic DNA includes:
- the LOC118909756 gene encoding putative olfactory receptor 5AK3, which translates to MALALSTLPFLHIFNCYLIFLAMEQNNGTEVTEFILLGFAGQHKSWHILFPVFLLIYVTSLVGNIGMILLIKIDSCLHTPMYLFLQHLAFVDLCYTSAITPKMLQNFVGTEQSISFIGCMMQLLLYGAFATADCYILAAMAVDRYVAICNPLRYPTVMSQRVCMQLLFGSYLISCLNASVITGFLFSLNFCKSNKINHFFCDEPPILALSCSNVYFNTTLLTAFVGFNLTFTVLVVIFSYIYILTAILKISSSATGRKKAFSTCTSHLTAVTIFYGTLSYMYLHQGTIGSQEQAKVASVFYGIVIPMLNPLIYSLRNQDVKEALKRIGKKCF; encoded by the coding sequence ATGGCCTTAGCTCTCTCTACCCTTCCTTTTTTGCACATTTTCAACTGCTATTTAATCTTTCTAGCCATGGAACAGAACAATGGCACTGAGGTGACTGAATTCATTCTCCTGGGATTTGCTGGTCAGCACAAGTCCTGGCATATCCTCTTCCCAGTATTTCTGTTGATCTATGTGACCAGCCTCGTGGGTAATATCGGGATGATCCTACTCATCAAGATCGATTCTTGCCTTCACACCCCTATGTACCTTTTCCTCCAACACTTGGCATTTGTTGATCTCTGCTACACCTCTGCTATCACTCCCAAGATGTTGCAAAACTTTGTAGGGACAGAACAATCCATCTCATTCATAGGATGTATGATGCAGTTACTACTCTACGGGGCTTTTGCCACAGCTGACTGCTACATCCTGGCTGCCATGGCGGTGGACCGTTATGTGGCCATCTGTAACCCCCTCCGCTACCCAACAGTCATGTCCcagagagtctgcatgcaacTCTTATTTGGTTCatacctgataagctgcctgaaTGCCTCTGTAAttacaggttttcttttttcactgaaCTTTTGCAAATCCAACAAAATTAACCACTTTTTCTGTGATGAACCCCCAATTCTTGCCCTCTCATGCTCCAATGTTTACTTCAATACCACGCTTCTCACTGCATTTGTGGGGTTTAACTTGACATTCACTGTGTTGGTTGTCAtcttttcctacatatatatCCTGACTGCCATCCTGAAGATATCTTCTTCTGCAACAGGGAGGAAGAAAGCCTTCTCCACATGCACCTCCCACCTGACAGCTGTCACCATTTTCTATGGGACTCTCTCCTACATGTATCTGCACCAAGGGACCATTGGGTCTCAAGAACAAGCAAAGGTGGCTTCTGTGTTTTATGGCATTGTGATCCCCATGTTGAACCCTCTCATCTACAGTCTGAGAAACCAAGATGTGAAAGAAGCCCTCAAAAGGATAGGAAAGAAGTGCTTCTAG